One window from the genome of Alkalihalobacillus sp. LMS6 encodes:
- the rsmG gene encoding 16S rRNA (guanine(527)-N(7))-methyltransferase RsmG produces MSYEKFPELLAEKNIILSSTQKEQFNRYFELLVEWNENINLTAIVAKDDVYLKHFYDSITPSFYFPFTNQSILDIGAGAGFPSLPLKILYPDLQVSIIDSLNKRIGFLTFLADELGLTNVSFYHDRAELAGKSSLHREKYDIVTARAVARMSVLAELCLPFTKVDGSFIALKAAGTNQELNDGEKAIKLLGGQIEHNHFFSLPVEKSDRHIVTIKKIKSTPKKYPRKPGTPNKQPIV; encoded by the coding sequence ATGAGTTACGAGAAGTTTCCAGAATTACTTGCAGAAAAAAATATTATCCTTTCTTCTACTCAAAAAGAGCAGTTCAACCGTTACTTCGAACTGCTCGTTGAGTGGAATGAAAATATTAATTTAACGGCAATTGTTGCTAAAGATGACGTGTATTTGAAGCATTTTTATGACTCCATTACACCGAGTTTTTATTTCCCGTTTACGAATCAGTCTATTTTAGATATTGGCGCAGGAGCTGGTTTTCCAAGTCTTCCATTAAAAATTCTTTATCCTGATTTACAGGTATCCATTATTGATTCTTTAAATAAAAGAATAGGATTTTTGACGTTTTTAGCAGATGAGTTAGGCCTCACAAATGTGTCTTTTTACCACGATCGTGCAGAATTAGCAGGTAAAAGCAGCTTGCATAGAGAAAAATATGATATTGTGACAGCTAGAGCCGTTGCACGAATGTCAGTTCTTGCAGAACTATGTTTACCTTTTACGAAAGTGGATGGTTCTTTTATTGCTTTAAAAGCAGCAGGTACGAATCAAGAGCTTAATGATGGGGAAAAAGCAATTAAACTATTAGGTGGACAAATTGAACATAATCATTTCTTTTCTTTACCAGTTGAAAAAAGTGACCGTCATATCGTAACGATAAAAAAAATAAAATCAACGCCGAAAAAGTATCCTAGAAAGCCTGGAACGCCTAATAAGCAGCCAATTGTTTAA